One stretch of Acidobacteriota bacterium DNA includes these proteins:
- a CDS encoding cupredoxin domain-containing protein: MSPQVLARRLFFLILPLVLAGAVAVSGTRPADAQEPTRHELLIKVKKYQFSQTRIEVAQGDVVKITLVAEDVPHSFTVDEYRIAKRASPGKPVTFEFRADRAGTFRFYCNLTSDDAGCKDTHGELIVSARRP; this comes from the coding sequence ATGTCACCACAGGTTCTGGCTCGCCGGCTGTTCTTTCTGATCCTTCCATTGGTCCTGGCAGGGGCCGTGGCCGTCAGCGGCACGCGCCCGGCCGACGCCCAGGAACCCACTCGCCACGAACTGCTCATCAAGGTCAAGAAGTACCAGTTCTCCCAGACCCGAATCGAGGTCGCCCAGGGCGACGTCGTCAAAATCACGCTGGTCGCCGAAGACGTTCCACACAGTTTCACGGTGGACGAGTACCGGATCGCGAAACGCGCGTCGCCGGGTAAACCCGTCACGTTCGAGTTCCGGGCGGACCGGGCAGGCACGTTCCGGTTCTACTGCAACCTGACAAGCGATGACGCCGGCTGCAAGGATACGCACGGCGAACTGATTGTGTCCGCCCGCCGGCCGTAG